The following coding sequences are from one Streptomyces sp. V3I7 window:
- a CDS encoding adenosine deaminase, which yields MTDQHTAPAADLAAPSRDLHAFIAGLPKAELHVHHVGSASPRIVSELAARHPDSKVPTDPEALADYFTFTDFAHFIEVYLSVVDLIRTPEDVRLLTYEVARDMARQQVRYAELTVTPWSSTRRGIDERAFMDAIEDARKAAEAEFGTVLRWCFDIPGEAGLEAAEETARLATDDRLRPEGLVSFGLGGPEIGVPRPQFKPYFDRALAAGLRSVPHAGETTGPQTIWDALNDLRAERVGHGTSAAQDPALLAHLAEHRVALEVCPTSNIATRAVRTLDEHPIKEFVRAGVLVTINSDDPPMFGTDLNSEYAVAARLLDLDERGVADLAKNAVEASFLDPAGKARIAAEIDAYTAGRLAP from the coding sequence TTGACCGACCAGCACACCGCACCGGCCGCCGACCTGGCCGCGCCCAGCCGTGATCTGCACGCGTTCATCGCGGGGCTGCCCAAGGCCGAACTGCACGTCCACCACGTCGGCTCCGCCTCCCCCCGCATCGTCTCCGAGCTCGCCGCCCGGCACCCCGACTCCAAGGTCCCCACCGACCCCGAGGCGCTGGCCGACTACTTCACGTTCACGGACTTCGCCCACTTCATCGAGGTCTACCTCTCCGTCGTCGACCTCATCCGCACGCCCGAGGACGTCCGGCTGCTGACGTACGAGGTCGCCCGGGACATGGCCCGTCAGCAGGTCCGGTACGCCGAGCTGACCGTCACCCCCTGGTCCTCGACCCGGCGCGGCATCGACGAGCGTGCCTTCATGGACGCGATCGAGGACGCCCGCAAGGCGGCCGAGGCGGAGTTCGGGACCGTGCTGCGCTGGTGCTTCGACATCCCCGGCGAGGCGGGCCTTGAGGCCGCCGAGGAGACGGCACGGCTCGCGACCGACGACCGGCTGCGCCCCGAGGGTCTGGTCTCCTTCGGGCTGGGCGGCCCCGAGATCGGCGTACCCCGGCCGCAGTTCAAGCCGTACTTCGACCGCGCCCTCGCCGCCGGGCTGCGCTCGGTCCCGCACGCCGGTGAGACGACGGGGCCCCAGACGATCTGGGACGCGCTGAACGACCTGCGCGCCGAGCGCGTCGGGCACGGCACCAGCGCCGCCCAGGACCCGGCGCTGCTCGCGCACCTCGCCGAGCACCGCGTCGCGCTGGAGGTCTGCCCGACGTCCAACATCGCCACCCGCGCGGTCCGCACGCTCGATGAGCACCCGATCAAGGAGTTCGTGCGCGCCGGGGTCCTGGTCACCATCAACTCGGACGACCCGCCGATGTTCGGCACCGACCTCAACAGCGAGTACGCCGTGGCGGCCCGCCTGCTCGACCTCGACGAGCGGGGCGTCGCCGACCTGGCCAAGAACGCGGTCGAGGCATCCTTCCTGGACCCGGCGGGCAAGGCCCGGATCGCCGCGGAGATCGACGCCTACACCGCGGGCCGGCTCGCGCCCTGA
- a CDS encoding NADAR family protein has product MSVTPVRLSGMGKIGSVESLVAEIHAGARVKYLHFWGHRPLPDGRIGASCLSQWWPSPFTVDGVEYATAEHWMMAGKARLFGDAEAERRILAAAHPAQAKKAGRLVRGFDEATWERERFGIVTEGSVHKFGADAALREFLLTTGDRVLVEASPLDRVWGIGLAADDEAAHDPARWRGPNLLGFALMAARERLRRG; this is encoded by the coding sequence ATGTCAGTGACGCCTGTCAGACTGTCCGGCATGGGGAAGATCGGTTCGGTGGAGTCGCTCGTCGCGGAGATCCACGCGGGGGCGCGCGTCAAGTACCTGCACTTCTGGGGGCACCGCCCGCTACCGGACGGCCGGATCGGGGCGAGTTGCCTCAGCCAGTGGTGGCCGTCGCCGTTCACGGTGGACGGGGTGGAGTACGCGACGGCGGAGCACTGGATGATGGCCGGCAAGGCGCGGCTGTTCGGCGACGCGGAGGCGGAGCGCCGGATACTGGCCGCCGCTCATCCCGCCCAGGCCAAGAAGGCCGGACGGCTGGTGCGCGGCTTCGACGAGGCGACCTGGGAGCGGGAGCGCTTCGGCATCGTGACCGAGGGCAGCGTCCACAAGTTCGGTGCGGACGCCGCGCTGCGGGAGTTCCTGCTGACCACCGGCGACCGCGTCCTGGTGGAGGCCAGTCCCCTCGACCGCGTGTGGGGCATCGGCCTGGCGGCGGACGACGAGGCGGCGCACGACCCGGCGCGGTGGCGGGGGCCGAATCTGCTGGGCTTCGCGTTGATGGCGGCCCGGGAGCGGTTGCGGCGGGGGTGA
- a CDS encoding spermidine/putrescine ABC transporter substrate-binding protein produces the protein MEQYEPHRLTPPQAAALRRSLRGGRASLTRRSLLRATAGGAFAAGGLGALSACGIPPAGQAQGGTSTEDHSAREKTVHFSNWTEYIDIDDSGKHHPTLDAFRKRTGISVTYTEDINDNNEFFGKIKPQLAAGQDTGRDLIVLTDWLAARLIRLGWAQKLDVSHLPNAYTNLSAPFRDPDWDPGRAYSYPWTGIPTVIAYNKKALDGVEVKSVSDLLDNPRLKGRVGLLSEMRDSVGMTLLDMGEDLGTFTDDDFDAAIARLQKAVDKGQIRRFTGNDYTADLTKGDFAACLAWAGDVVQLKADSPDIDFVIPDSGYMTSTDNLLIPNRARHKTNAERLIDFYYEPQRAAELAAYINYVTPVDGVKPYLAKIDEGAANDPLIVPDKAMQARSHAFRSLSQKEETVYEEKFAKLTGA, from the coding sequence ATGGAGCAGTACGAGCCCCACCGCCTGACCCCGCCGCAGGCGGCCGCCTTGCGGCGCAGTCTGCGCGGCGGGCGGGCCTCCCTGACCCGGCGTTCGCTGCTGCGCGCCACCGCGGGCGGTGCGTTCGCGGCCGGCGGGCTCGGGGCTCTGAGCGCCTGCGGCATCCCCCCGGCGGGCCAGGCCCAGGGCGGCACGTCGACGGAGGACCACTCGGCGCGGGAGAAGACCGTCCACTTCTCCAACTGGACCGAGTACATCGACATCGACGACAGCGGCAAGCACCACCCGACGCTCGACGCCTTCCGCAAGCGCACCGGCATATCGGTCACGTACACCGAGGACATCAACGACAACAACGAGTTCTTCGGCAAGATCAAGCCGCAGCTCGCCGCGGGCCAGGACACCGGCCGCGACCTCATCGTCCTCACCGACTGGCTGGCCGCCCGGCTGATCCGCCTGGGCTGGGCCCAGAAGCTGGACGTCTCGCACCTGCCGAACGCGTACACCAACCTCTCCGCCCCGTTCCGCGACCCCGACTGGGACCCGGGCCGCGCCTACTCCTACCCGTGGACGGGCATCCCGACCGTCATCGCCTACAACAAGAAGGCCCTCGACGGCGTCGAGGTGAAGTCGGTCTCCGACCTCCTCGACAACCCCAGGCTCAAGGGCCGCGTCGGCCTGCTGTCCGAGATGCGCGACAGCGTCGGCATGACGCTGCTCGACATGGGCGAGGACCTCGGCACGTTCACCGACGACGACTTCGACGCGGCCATCGCCCGCCTCCAGAAGGCCGTCGACAAGGGCCAGATCCGCCGCTTCACCGGCAACGACTACACCGCCGACCTGACCAAGGGCGACTTCGCGGCCTGCCTCGCCTGGGCCGGTGACGTCGTCCAGCTCAAGGCGGACAGCCCCGACATCGACTTCGTCATCCCCGACAGCGGCTACATGACGTCGACCGACAACCTGCTGATCCCCAACAGGGCGCGCCACAAGACGAACGCCGAGCGGCTCATCGACTTCTACTACGAGCCCCAGCGGGCCGCCGAACTCGCCGCCTACATCAACTACGTCACCCCGGTCGACGGGGTGAAGCCGTACCTGGCGAAGATCGACGAGGGCGCGGCGAACGATCCGCTGATCGTCCCCGACAAGGCCATGCAGGCGCGGTCCCATGCCTTCCGCTCCCTGAGCCAGAAGGAAGAGACGGTCTACGAAGAGAAGTTCGCGAAGCTCACAGGGGCGTGA
- a CDS encoding ABC transporter ATP-binding protein encodes MTTMTTTDSSGDIRLAGIGKTYGSFTAVHPLDLTVPQGSFFALLGPSGCGKTTTLRVIAGLEEPSSGTVHLGDQDVTGLPPHKRPVNTVFQSYALFPHLDIFENVAFGLRRRGVKSVKKQVEDMLDLVQLGEQARKKPHQLSGGQQQRVAVARALINHPQVLLLDEPLGALDLKLRRQMQLELKRIQTEVGITFIHVTHDQEEAMTMADTVAVMNAGRVEQLGTPADLYENPRTTFVANFLGTSNLIEAEVDARSGTDVVVRAGGGKLILPETRCSTATRTEGRVLVGVRPEKISLTHADDAGAIPEGRNRLTGKIADAGFIGVSTQYVVETAVCPEFAVYVQNVDRDTRLVPGADVVLHWSPAHTFGLDAAQDIDAGVEEEAA; translated from the coding sequence GTGACGACGATGACGACGACAGACAGCAGCGGCGACATCCGCCTCGCCGGGATCGGCAAGACCTACGGCTCCTTCACGGCCGTGCATCCGCTGGACCTGACCGTGCCGCAGGGCTCCTTCTTCGCCCTGCTCGGCCCCTCGGGCTGCGGCAAGACCACCACCCTGCGCGTGATCGCCGGGCTGGAGGAGCCGAGCAGCGGCACCGTGCACCTCGGTGACCAGGACGTGACCGGGCTGCCGCCCCACAAGCGGCCGGTGAACACCGTCTTCCAGTCCTACGCCCTCTTCCCGCACCTGGACATCTTCGAGAACGTCGCCTTCGGCCTGCGCCGACGCGGCGTCAAGTCGGTGAAGAAGCAGGTCGAGGACATGCTCGACCTCGTCCAACTCGGCGAGCAGGCGCGCAAGAAGCCCCACCAGCTCTCCGGCGGCCAGCAGCAGCGCGTCGCCGTGGCCCGCGCCCTGATCAACCACCCGCAGGTGCTTCTCCTCGACGAACCCCTCGGCGCCCTCGACCTCAAACTGCGCCGCCAGATGCAACTGGAGCTCAAGCGCATCCAGACCGAGGTCGGCATCACCTTCATCCACGTCACGCACGACCAGGAGGAGGCCATGACCATGGCCGACACGGTCGCCGTGATGAACGCGGGCCGCGTCGAGCAACTCGGCACGCCCGCCGACCTGTACGAGAATCCGCGGACCACCTTCGTCGCGAACTTCCTCGGCACCTCCAATCTGATCGAGGCCGAGGTCGACGCCAGGAGCGGCACCGACGTCGTCGTCCGCGCGGGCGGCGGCAAGCTGATCCTGCCCGAGACGCGCTGCTCCACCGCGACGCGGACCGAAGGCCGGGTGCTGGTCGGGGTGCGCCCCGAGAAGATCTCGCTCACGCACGCCGACGACGCGGGCGCGATACCCGAGGGCCGCAACCGGCTCACCGGCAAGATCGCCGACGCCGGCTTCATCGGGGTGTCCACGCAGTACGTCGTCGAGACCGCCGTCTGCCCCGAGTTCGCGGTCTACGTCCAGAACGTCGACCGGGACACGCGGCTCGTGCCCGGCGCCGACGTCGTCCTGCACTGGAGCCCGGCCCACACCTTCGGCCTGGATGCGGCACAGGACATCGACGCGGGCGTCGAGGAAGAGGCCGCCTAG
- a CDS encoding ABC transporter permease: MSTLTEAPAPLAAAPATKPPRLRGRWTPYWLLLPGILWLLLFFALPMVYQASTSVQTGSLETGYKVTWHVATYWDALNEYWPQFLRSVLYAGAATGLCLVLGYPLAYLIAFRAGRWRNLVMVLVIAPFFTSFLIRTLAWKTILADDGPVVGALNALHVLDLTNWLGWTEGHRVLATPLAVVCGLTYNFLPFMILPLYTSLERIDGRLHEAAGDLYATPWTTFRKVTFPLSMPGVVSGTLLTFIPATGDYVNAELLGSTDTRMIGNVIQTQFLRILDYPTAAALSFILMAAILLMVTLYIRRSGTEDLV, from the coding sequence ATGTCGACTCTCACCGAGGCGCCCGCGCCTCTCGCCGCGGCACCGGCCACGAAGCCTCCGCGTCTGCGCGGCCGCTGGACGCCGTACTGGCTGCTGCTGCCCGGCATCCTGTGGCTGCTGCTCTTCTTCGCGCTGCCGATGGTCTACCAGGCCTCCACCTCCGTGCAGACCGGCTCCCTGGAGACCGGCTACAAGGTCACCTGGCACGTCGCGACGTACTGGGACGCGCTGAACGAGTACTGGCCCCAGTTCCTGCGCTCGGTCCTCTACGCGGGCGCCGCGACCGGGCTGTGCCTCGTGCTCGGCTACCCGCTGGCGTACCTCATCGCCTTCCGCGCGGGCCGCTGGCGGAACCTGGTCATGGTCCTGGTGATCGCGCCGTTCTTCACCAGCTTCCTGATCCGCACCCTCGCCTGGAAGACGATCCTCGCGGACGACGGGCCGGTCGTCGGCGCGCTGAACGCGCTGCACGTCCTGGACCTCACCAACTGGCTCGGCTGGACCGAGGGCCACCGGGTCCTCGCCACACCGCTCGCGGTGGTGTGCGGACTGACGTACAACTTCCTGCCGTTCATGATCCTGCCGCTCTACACCTCGTTGGAGCGGATCGACGGGCGGCTGCACGAGGCGGCCGGCGACCTGTACGCCACGCCCTGGACCACCTTCCGCAAGGTCACCTTCCCGCTGTCGATGCCCGGCGTGGTCTCCGGCACGCTGCTGACCTTCATCCCGGCGACCGGCGACTACGTCAACGCCGAACTCCTCGGCTCCACCGACACCCGCATGATCGGCAACGTCATCCAGACGCAGTTCCTGCGGATCCTCGACTACCCGACGGCCGCGGCGCTGTCCTTCATCCTCATGGCCGCGATCCTGCTCATGGTCACCCTGTACATCCGCCGGTCCGGGACGGAGGACCTGGTCTAG
- a CDS encoding ABC transporter permease → MPFVSWLKRRLVVIAGLLTLAYLLLPNVVVTVFSFNDPKGRFNYAWQRFSTNGWQDPCGVADLCGSLALSLQIAVWATLGATVLGTMIAFALVRYRFRARGAVNSLIFLPMAMPEVVMAASLLTLFLNMGAQLGFWTILIAHVMFCLSFVVTAVKARVMSMDPRLEEAARDLYAGPVQTFLRVTLPIAAPGIAAGALLSFALSFDDFIITNFNAGSTVTFPMFVWGSAQRGTPVQINVIGTAMFLVAVLCVLVAVLVGNRRNRRRPT, encoded by the coding sequence ATGCCGTTCGTCTCCTGGCTCAAGCGGCGCCTCGTCGTCATCGCGGGACTGCTGACGCTCGCCTATCTGCTGCTGCCCAACGTCGTCGTCACGGTGTTCTCCTTCAACGACCCCAAGGGGCGCTTCAACTACGCCTGGCAGCGGTTCTCCACGAACGGCTGGCAGGACCCGTGCGGCGTCGCCGACCTGTGCGGCTCGCTCGCGCTCAGCCTCCAGATCGCCGTGTGGGCGACGCTCGGCGCGACCGTCCTCGGCACGATGATCGCCTTCGCGCTGGTCCGCTACCGCTTCCGCGCGCGCGGGGCCGTGAACTCGCTGATCTTCCTGCCCATGGCCATGCCCGAGGTCGTCATGGCCGCCTCGCTGCTCACCCTGTTCCTCAACATGGGCGCGCAGCTGGGCTTCTGGACGATCCTGATCGCCCACGTCATGTTCTGCCTCAGCTTCGTCGTCACCGCGGTCAAGGCGCGCGTGATGTCGATGGACCCGAGGCTGGAGGAGGCGGCGCGGGACCTGTACGCCGGGCCCGTGCAGACCTTCCTGCGGGTCACGCTGCCGATCGCGGCGCCCGGGATCGCCGCGGGCGCGCTGTTGTCCTTCGCGCTCTCCTTCGACGACTTCATCATCACCAACTTCAACGCGGGCTCGACCGTCACCTTCCCCATGTTCGTGTGGGGTTCGGCGCAGCGCGGTACGCCGGTCCAGATCAACGTCATCGGTACGGCGATGTTCCTGGTCGCCGTCCTGTGCGTGCTGGTCGCCGTGCTCGTCGGCAACCGCCGTAACCGGCGGCGGCCCACCTGA
- a CDS encoding phosphatase PAP2 family protein, whose product MITWQVVAAGPLLRLDERLGRAALHPDPFSRFLADLGNVQVAVPVLAVALAYVALRGRRSGTPRWWLPPAAAAALMAPVPALIVPLKSAVARYGPPTAPPGPGYFPSGHTATALIVYGAATLLLLPWLPTPHARRELTTACAVLNAAVGIGLIRSGYHWPLDVVASWCLCTMLLTGLTLLVDRAMRRDPSPAEAVD is encoded by the coding sequence GTGATCACCTGGCAGGTCGTCGCCGCCGGTCCACTGCTGCGGCTGGACGAGCGCCTGGGCCGGGCGGCCCTGCACCCGGACCCCTTCAGCCGGTTCCTCGCCGACCTGGGCAACGTCCAGGTCGCGGTCCCGGTCCTCGCCGTCGCACTGGCGTACGTCGCCCTGCGCGGCCGCCGGTCCGGTACGCCCCGCTGGTGGCTGCCCCCGGCCGCGGCGGCGGCGCTGATGGCCCCGGTCCCGGCGCTGATCGTCCCGCTGAAGTCGGCGGTCGCCCGCTACGGCCCCCCGACCGCCCCGCCGGGCCCCGGCTACTTCCCCTCGGGCCACACCGCGACCGCCCTCATCGTCTACGGCGCCGCGACCCTGCTCCTCCTCCCCTGGCTCCCCACCCCCCACGCCCGCCGCGAACTGACCACCGCCTGCGCCGTGCTCAACGCGGCCGTGGGAATCGGCCTGATCCGCAGCGGCTACCACTGGCCCCTGGACGTGGTGGCGTCGTGGTGCCTGTGCACGATGCTCCTGACGGGCCTGACGCTGCTCGTCGACCGGGCGATGCGCCGGGACCCGAGCCCCGCCGAAGCTGTCGACTGA
- the gabT gene encoding 4-aminobutyrate--2-oxoglutarate transaminase: MTALPQERRVVTAIPGPKSQELQARRTAAVAQGVGSVLPVFTARAGGGIIEDVDGNRLIDFGSGIAVTSVGASAEAVVRRASAQLADFTHTCFMVTPYEGYVAVAEALSELTPGDHAKKSALFNSGAEAVENAVKIARAYTKRQAVVVFDHGYHGRTNLTMALTAKNMPYKHGFGPFAPEVYRVPVAYGYRWPTGPENAGPEAAAQAIDQMSKQVGADNIAAIIIEPVLGEGGFIEPAKGFLPAIRQYAADNGIVFVADEIQSGFCRTGQWFACEDEGIVPDLITTAKGIAGGLPLAAVTGRAEIMDAAHSGGLGGTYGGNPVACAGALGAIETMKELDLNAKAKNIEAIMKARLGAMAEKFDIIGDVRGRGAMVAIELVKDRTTKEPNPEATAALAKACHQEGLLVLTCGTYGNVLRFLPPLVIGENLLNEGLDIIEQSLASV, translated from the coding sequence ATGACCGCACTTCCGCAGGAGCGCCGCGTCGTCACCGCCATCCCCGGCCCGAAGTCGCAGGAACTGCAGGCCCGTCGCACCGCCGCGGTCGCGCAGGGCGTGGGCTCCGTGCTGCCCGTCTTCACCGCGCGCGCGGGCGGCGGCATCATCGAGGACGTCGACGGCAACCGGCTCATCGACTTCGGCTCCGGCATCGCCGTGACGTCCGTCGGCGCCTCCGCCGAGGCCGTCGTGCGCCGCGCCTCCGCGCAGCTCGCCGACTTCACCCACACGTGCTTCATGGTCACCCCGTACGAGGGCTACGTGGCGGTCGCCGAGGCGCTGTCCGAGCTGACCCCGGGCGACCACGCCAAGAAGTCGGCGCTGTTCAACTCGGGCGCCGAGGCCGTCGAGAACGCGGTCAAGATCGCGCGTGCGTACACCAAGCGCCAGGCTGTCGTCGTCTTCGACCACGGCTACCACGGCCGGACGAACCTGACGATGGCGCTGACGGCGAAGAACATGCCGTACAAGCACGGCTTCGGCCCGTTCGCCCCGGAGGTCTACCGCGTGCCGGTGGCCTACGGCTACCGCTGGCCGACCGGCCCCGAGAACGCGGGCCCCGAGGCCGCCGCCCAGGCCATCGACCAGATGAGCAAGCAGGTCGGCGCCGACAACATCGCCGCGATCATCATCGAGCCGGTGCTCGGCGAGGGCGGCTTCATCGAGCCGGCCAAGGGCTTCCTGCCCGCGATCCGCCAGTACGCCGCCGACAACGGCATCGTCTTCGTCGCCGACGAGATCCAGTCCGGCTTCTGCCGCACCGGCCAGTGGTTCGCGTGCGAGGACGAGGGCATCGTCCCGGACCTGATCACCACCGCCAAGGGCATCGCGGGCGGTCTGCCGCTGGCCGCGGTGACCGGCCGCGCCGAGATCATGGACGCCGCGCACTCGGGCGGCCTGGGCGGCACCTACGGCGGCAACCCGGTCGCCTGCGCCGGTGCGCTCGGCGCCATCGAGACCATGAAGGAGCTCGACCTCAACGCCAAGGCGAAGAACATCGAGGCGATCATGAAGGCCCGCCTGGGCGCCATGGCCGAGAAGTTCGACATCATCGGCGACGTGCGCGGTCGCGGCGCGATGGTCGCCATCGAGCTGGTCAAGGACCGTACGACCAAGGAGCCGAACCCGGAGGCGACCGCCGCGCTGGCCAAGGCCTGCCACCAGGAGGGCCTACTGGTCCTGACCTGCGGCACCTACGGCAACGTGCTGCGCTTCCTGCCCCCGCTGGTCATCGGCGAGAACCTGCTGAACGAGGGCCTCGACATCATCGAGCAGTCGCTCGCGTCCGTCTGA
- a CDS encoding ATP/GTP-binding protein, whose product MDSDGTRDARGTHANPVPRPARPADVPAVPPRPARAPDPQPVTAHPTKPPHSPHRHPQPHPPSPVADWLDEPRPDAGPGIWRYGYQEPKAARTAERLTSTTVVGMLIPLVLAFLVWSFWHRGVIPYQYVLLRLFTPDGWWWGGTLAAPKRLEQAVPYPGVEALQVYNGLFFALLVYAVTRLGGWAAIARHVVGRRPQPARALLAALGALVALSLVFPSAFPGAGWDAVPVVAPLFSLVALITGGYDAFASQLFTDGLYTLVTLLVVWPFARLGGWRDLAGQWLAARRAAADPAAPAVDRRPSLWPEVREAGQYQAADLLAGEVRAGRMNDVDCARIAHRWVAARARARIAPFADTVLREGGAAWTHPSGDRDLPGRAARHDLLAGQVRIGRWVTREHTPLAYGGAGAALGPETLGTSLLVVGPSGSGKTRHVVRPAVESLGLQALAGRAAVVAVCAAGTPLGPDSAYDVVVRLGDRASVHDLDPYADSDDPDEAAAFLAEGLAGDLETVSGQRAATALAQLLGPYRAAYGRFPALPVLRELLEGEPSALAALRGALAGEQYAEMRRELDARERQSGAPGDPGPALAARLALLDRPAFAEFFGADGSGARPFSLRAIAHHPLRVRIDLPERGHEEASRVLTRLLLAQFCAVTRDGEGGEGGERGERGHFACLVLDDATEAVTGESVRRIQRLRSWNAGVVLALRSLGDVPEALHGPLYGAVGCHMALSGVTTWDGSRFASAWGTQWVQTQDVARHTVFADQPMTRAIHALRKLVTGKAVTTEAVTVRQVERERWSASELAHEVPPGHAVLSLTTVRGEHAPPLLVDLRGEAAGRS is encoded by the coding sequence ATGGACAGCGACGGGACGCGGGACGCACGGGGCACACACGCGAATCCTGTGCCGCGCCCGGCGCGGCCGGCGGACGTACCGGCGGTGCCACCGCGGCCGGCCAGGGCACCGGATCCGCAGCCGGTGACCGCACACCCCACGAAACCTCCCCATTCCCCGCACCGGCACCCGCAGCCGCACCCGCCCTCGCCCGTCGCGGACTGGCTCGACGAGCCGCGCCCGGACGCCGGGCCCGGTATCTGGCGCTACGGCTACCAGGAGCCGAAGGCGGCGCGCACGGCGGAGCGGCTCACGTCGACGACCGTCGTCGGCATGCTGATCCCGCTCGTCCTGGCGTTCCTGGTGTGGTCCTTCTGGCACCGTGGGGTCATCCCGTACCAGTACGTGCTGCTGCGGCTCTTCACGCCCGACGGCTGGTGGTGGGGCGGCACGCTCGCGGCGCCCAAGCGGCTGGAGCAGGCCGTGCCCTACCCGGGCGTGGAGGCCCTCCAGGTCTACAACGGACTCTTCTTCGCCCTCCTGGTCTACGCGGTGACCCGGCTGGGCGGCTGGGCCGCGATCGCCCGCCACGTCGTGGGCCGCAGGCCGCAGCCCGCCCGCGCCCTGCTCGCCGCCCTGGGCGCCCTCGTCGCGCTCAGCCTCGTCTTCCCCTCCGCCTTCCCCGGCGCCGGCTGGGACGCCGTACCGGTCGTCGCGCCCCTGTTCTCGCTCGTCGCGCTGATCACCGGCGGCTACGACGCGTTCGCGTCCCAGTTGTTCACCGACGGGCTGTACACGCTCGTCACCCTGCTCGTCGTGTGGCCGTTCGCCCGCCTCGGCGGCTGGCGGGACCTCGCCGGCCAGTGGCTCGCCGCGCGCCGGGCGGCCGCGGACCCGGCCGCGCCGGCCGTCGACCGGCGGCCCTCGCTGTGGCCCGAGGTGCGCGAGGCCGGCCAGTACCAGGCGGCGGACCTCCTCGCCGGCGAGGTGCGGGCGGGCCGGATGAACGACGTGGACTGCGCGCGGATCGCCCACCGGTGGGTGGCCGCCCGCGCGCGGGCGCGCATCGCGCCCTTCGCCGACACCGTGCTGCGCGAGGGCGGCGCCGCCTGGACCCATCCGTCCGGGGACCGGGACCTGCCCGGCCGGGCCGCGCGGCACGACCTGCTCGCCGGGCAGGTGCGCATCGGGCGGTGGGTGACGCGCGAGCACACCCCCCTCGCCTACGGCGGCGCCGGGGCGGCCCTCGGGCCGGAGACCCTCGGCACCTCGCTGCTCGTCGTGGGACCGTCGGGCTCCGGCAAGACCCGCCATGTGGTCCGCCCGGCCGTCGAGTCCCTCGGCCTCCAGGCGCTCGCCGGGCGCGCCGCCGTCGTCGCGGTCTGCGCCGCCGGCACCCCGCTCGGCCCGGACTCCGCGTACGACGTGGTCGTCCGCCTCGGCGACCGGGCCTCCGTGCATGACCTCGACCCGTACGCCGACTCCGACGATCCCGACGAGGCCGCCGCCTTCCTGGCCGAGGGCCTGGCCGGCGACCTGGAGACGGTGAGCGGGCAGCGGGCGGCCACCGCGCTCGCCCAGCTCCTCGGCCCCTACCGGGCGGCGTACGGCCGCTTCCCGGCGCTGCCCGTGCTGCGGGAACTGCTGGAGGGGGAGCCGTCGGCGCTGGCGGCCCTGCGCGGGGCGCTCGCGGGGGAGCAGTACGCCGAGATGCGCCGCGAACTCGACGCGCGCGAGCGGCAGTCGGGGGCGCCGGGCGATCCCGGCCCCGCGCTCGCGGCGCGTCTCGCGCTGCTGGACCGGCCGGCGTTCGCCGAGTTCTTCGGCGCGGACGGATCCGGCGCCCGCCCCTTCTCGCTGCGCGCCATCGCCCACCATCCGCTGCGGGTCCGTATCGACCTGCCCGAGCGCGGCCACGAGGAGGCGTCCCGGGTGCTGACACGGCTGCTGCTCGCCCAGTTCTGCGCCGTGACGCGGGACGGCGAGGGCGGCGAGGGCGGCGAGCGTGGCGAGCGCGGCCACTTCGCCTGTCTGGTCCTCGACGACGCGACCGAGGCGGTGACGGGCGAGTCGGTGCGCCGGATCCAGCGGCTGCGGTCGTGGAACGCGGGCGTGGTGCTCGCCCTACGCTCGCTCGGCGACGTACCCGAAGCGCTGCACGGCCCCTTGTACGGTGCGGTCGGCTGCCACATGGCTCTCTCCGGCGTGACGACGTGGGACGGCAGCCGGTTCGCCAGCGCCTGGGGCACGCAGTGGGTGCAGACGCAGGACGTCGCCCGGCACACCGTCTTCGCGGACCAGCCCATGACCCGGGCGATCCACGCCCTGCGCAAGCTGGTGACGGGGAAGGCGGTCACCACGGAGGCCGTGACCGTGCGTCAGGTCGAGCGGGAGCGCTGGTCCGCGTCCGAGCTGGCACACGAGGTGCCGCCGGGGCACGCGGTGCTGTCGTTGACGACGGTGCGGGGCGAGCACGCTCCGCCGCTGCTGGTGGATCTGCGCGGGGAGGCGGCCGGGCGGTCGTGA